A stretch of the Balneola vulgaris DSM 17893 genome encodes the following:
- a CDS encoding VWA domain-containing protein encodes MKTLKTFLTVIIALVCSAISFAQSDEAPWLQNINVENNTKFTAMAMDVDDNVYLAGNIDQGSLIMDAQNRVCGVNTSVIIKINKEGSVEWNHCYSSGDISDIAYREGSIYFTGTSNNGFIVKRVNADTGVEVTNANGVAAILSVNDTGTVGANGYGIDIIVRDGYVYFGGMITGAGFNVKREGSATGAGELPSNLSPRGVDDFYIGRIDTTFDLSQLKMIQAGHANIAEISDKFEVIPNGTNVSARFETHEATFVFDSTNYSKSVNNDFESLIYTFDFDTETIYPTNVRTNEITHLVARPNTSLTGFVWLEKTSANQYTLYRGENAGVFASRAITSSMSTDFTITGFVGAADSNTDFYTMFGYTDASNAVFSSINFYPANSTNGRTNLYAIIFTNTTLNVGDIENLGEVDGSRANDLYAFDDSQGTRYAYAGSLDLNTELLLGAQNVDAGSVNYFVGSFSPKYFKFLYPENGMVLKQYEVDTLHFQFEDVAVSSNIAINNVVISDDNFATTTTVQTSNTNPISRFKREWDKPDTFQGTYQMAYPNQDTISFSIEAAGLLTSSQGSINFGNQYMHRTLRDTVVFTNNGTASTTIDSVKMINGTDFSILRAPAGVIGIAQKDTLVVEYQVTSTGHSIDTVQINHTGAYGQINFIVQGTGLNVISEAKFAADSNATPVTNAFNPFIGADSTQVNKADTVTTYIVSVGTDSLNIDSVSFASGAAFRLESPPITPLSLLPTPENDLADRLLRLDIIFEPTEFKNYKDTIFVQTNSIGFENGLIEIPLLAIAKDTLGRLEALSPIVFNSVLSENDTADVFISLKNTGLDDLIISSVSFSDDYFELGQSISSDNSVNPLVTTEVAKGQTIGVALQTRPNFYDLPNDTTLFETMTIHHSGSGGKSTFDVEVNLEKTEPVIQFKQVFTSGVDANYPSGYVNTQYDGVPIQEYRTEVIEFYNKGTDTLTINGLAFQKQLDNQIIQDDRVTVVVSSNNEILAPGDTGIVNIDYELFEFLDFAIGLELYTDAVKVLYQVSQHSSVSEAPLEEGKFNFNYYGTGIVPTLNVQMSEILTDTIHPSFVNVLFQATDPNGVGITFLDQANPDQLVGGEPKPNFFTLKEGTSVIAPGDAESDFQILKQDAIDFEINTALVLDKSASIGFANLPLIKEAAIELVRSIEEDQRIGIYTFSSQVQTVQSFTSDTTQLINAINSIQLSGSSTNLFGSVVTSAGDLDALINSTLDKITRGNIVVFTDGEENTGQYTIQEVQTATANIDVYAVGVGDANQTQLQQITGFSGRVFQADDPSGLAAEFKKIQREIAKIANSFYWINYISPKRFGTIDISVAVDNNQYFGSNNVLNTSFVADGFSDVSAQVVVNQNFPEIFGVDTLYVPANGDTVVTAVTILNDASPTYKWESSNESKVVINPSNQSGSTAELIASGVDGDQITVTVTDTSNIDLQGVNLSKSIIVILGPEQAIPDYKLDILADQTGTFELGNSGLSIEITSNTGDGFSITTSVAENPGTNYPNGVESIYQDIYWIITLESTGTPEFQYDLSVDVSGFTIDVPEKITLLKRIDSSSSWTDLSEAGLSVSIANNTLLVTGLTDFNEYAVAVRSESISTERVSDTPNTFLLSQNYPNPFNPSTTINFALPNATDVRLELFNTLGQKVMTIVDGRYNAGWHSVMVDASSLSSGMYIYRIVTPEFNTTRKMMLLK; translated from the coding sequence ATGAAAACGCTAAAAACCTTCCTCACCGTAATAATTGCTTTAGTTTGTTCAGCAATTTCTTTTGCACAATCGGATGAAGCACCTTGGTTGCAGAATATAAATGTGGAGAATAATACGAAGTTCACAGCCATGGCTATGGACGTTGACGATAACGTTTACCTAGCAGGTAATATCGATCAAGGTAGCTTAATTATGGATGCCCAAAATAGAGTGTGCGGCGTAAATACATCCGTAATTATTAAAATAAACAAAGAAGGCTCAGTGGAATGGAATCACTGTTATTCTTCTGGTGACATAAGTGATATTGCATATAGAGAGGGATCGATTTATTTCACGGGTACATCAAACAATGGGTTTATTGTAAAGCGAGTAAACGCTGATACCGGAGTTGAAGTAACAAACGCTAATGGAGTAGCTGCCATACTTAGCGTGAATGATACCGGTACAGTAGGAGCTAATGGTTATGGTATCGACATAATAGTACGAGATGGGTATGTATATTTTGGTGGTATGATTACTGGAGCAGGATTTAATGTAAAACGAGAAGGTTCAGCTACAGGGGCAGGGGAGTTGCCTAGTAATTTAAGCCCACGTGGAGTGGATGATTTTTATATAGGTAGAATTGATACCACCTTCGATTTATCACAACTTAAAATGATACAAGCTGGCCATGCAAATATTGCTGAAATCAGTGATAAATTTGAAGTGATTCCAAATGGTACTAATGTATCTGCCAGGTTTGAAACACATGAAGCAACCTTTGTTTTTGATAGCACGAACTATTCCAAAAGTGTAAACAATGATTTTGAATCTCTGATTTACACTTTTGATTTCGATACAGAAACCATTTACCCCACAAATGTAAGAACGAACGAAATTACGCATCTTGTTGCTCGACCAAATACATCCTTAACTGGCTTTGTATGGTTAGAAAAAACTTCGGCTAATCAATACACCTTATACAGAGGTGAAAATGCAGGTGTTTTTGCAAGCAGAGCGATAACATCTTCAATGAGTACAGACTTTACAATAACTGGATTTGTGGGTGCTGCAGATTCGAATACAGATTTTTATACTATGTTTGGCTATACCGACGCCTCAAATGCCGTATTTAGTTCAATAAATTTCTATCCTGCAAATAGTACTAACGGTCGGACGAATCTTTACGCCATTATCTTTACTAACACTACTCTTAATGTTGGAGATATTGAAAATTTAGGAGAAGTAGATGGTAGTAGAGCAAATGATTTATATGCATTTGATGATTCACAAGGAACACGGTATGCCTATGCGGGATCGTTGGATTTAAATACCGAATTACTACTAGGTGCACAGAATGTAGATGCGGGTTCAGTGAATTACTTCGTAGGCTCATTTTCACCTAAATACTTTAAGTTTTTATATCCAGAAAATGGAATGGTGCTTAAACAATATGAAGTGGATACGCTTCATTTTCAATTTGAGGATGTAGCCGTTTCTTCAAATATAGCTATAAACAATGTTGTTATTTCAGATGATAACTTCGCTACTACAACTACGGTTCAAACATCAAACACAAACCCTATTTCTCGTTTTAAGAGAGAATGGGATAAGCCTGATACCTTCCAAGGCACTTATCAGATGGCTTACCCTAACCAAGACACCATTTCTTTCTCTATAGAAGCCGCTGGGTTATTAACCTCTAGCCAAGGGAGTATAAACTTTGGTAATCAGTATATGCACAGAACCTTGCGTGACACAGTAGTATTCACTAACAACGGCACGGCTAGTACCACCATCGACTCGGTGAAAATGATAAATGGTACAGATTTTAGCATTCTTCGTGCCCCCGCAGGTGTAATTGGAATTGCTCAAAAAGATACCTTAGTCGTAGAATATCAGGTGACTTCTACAGGTCATTCTATTGATACTGTCCAGATAAACCATACAGGGGCCTATGGACAAATTAATTTCATTGTCCAAGGAACGGGGCTAAATGTTATCAGTGAAGCAAAGTTTGCTGCCGACTCGAATGCAACTCCTGTAACCAATGCATTTAACCCATTCATAGGGGCCGATAGTACTCAGGTAAATAAAGCCGATACCGTAACAACATATATTGTAAGCGTTGGTACGGATAGCTTAAATATTGACTCAGTATCATTTGCTAGCGGTGCGGCATTTAGATTGGAATCACCACCTATTACCCCTTTAAGCTTGCTGCCAACTCCTGAAAATGATTTAGCAGATAGATTGTTAAGGCTAGATATCATATTTGAACCCACCGAGTTCAAGAATTACAAGGATACCATTTTTGTACAAACCAATTCCATTGGCTTTGAAAATGGGCTTATAGAAATTCCACTCCTCGCTATAGCCAAAGATACTTTAGGGCGATTAGAAGCACTAAGTCCTATAGTTTTTAATTCCGTGTTAAGCGAAAATGATACCGCGGATGTATTTATTTCTTTGAAGAACACAGGATTAGATGATCTAATTATAAGTAGTGTTTCATTTTCTGACGATTACTTTGAGCTGGGACAAAGTATAAGTAGCGATAATAGCGTAAACCCACTGGTAACCACCGAGGTGGCAAAGGGACAAACAATTGGTGTAGCTTTGCAAACCCGGCCAAATTTTTACGACTTGCCGAATGACACAACACTCTTTGAGACTATGACAATACACCATAGTGGGTCAGGTGGTAAATCGACATTCGATGTTGAAGTGAATTTGGAGAAAACAGAACCCGTAATTCAATTTAAGCAAGTGTTTACATCGGGCGTTGATGCAAATTATCCTTCTGGATATGTGAATACACAATATGATGGAGTTCCTATTCAAGAGTATAGAACGGAAGTCATCGAGTTTTATAATAAAGGAACAGATACGTTAACCATTAATGGATTAGCTTTTCAAAAACAGCTTGATAATCAAATCATTCAAGATGACCGTGTTACGGTAGTAGTTTCAAGCAATAATGAAATACTTGCTCCTGGCGATACTGGAATTGTAAATATCGATTATGAGTTGTTCGAATTTCTAGATTTCGCAATAGGCTTAGAATTATACACGGATGCTGTTAAAGTACTGTATCAGGTTAGTCAGCATAGTTCTGTATCAGAAGCACCATTAGAGGAAGGTAAATTCAATTTCAATTATTATGGAACAGGAATTGTACCAACTCTAAATGTTCAGATGTCTGAAATCCTAACCGATACTATTCATCCAAGCTTCGTGAATGTGTTGTTCCAAGCTACCGATCCTAATGGTGTAGGTATCACATTCCTAGATCAAGCGAATCCAGATCAGTTAGTAGGAGGCGAGCCCAAACCGAATTTCTTCACGCTGAAAGAAGGAACCTCTGTAATTGCCCCTGGTGATGCGGAATCCGATTTCCAAATTCTAAAACAGGATGCCATTGACTTCGAAATCAACACGGCGCTGGTATTAGATAAATCAGCCTCTATTGGTTTTGCGAATCTACCACTAATTAAAGAAGCCGCTATAGAGTTAGTTCGAAGTATAGAGGAGGATCAAAGAATTGGGATTTACACTTTCTCATCTCAAGTACAAACCGTCCAGTCGTTTACTTCCGATACCACACAGTTAATCAATGCAATTAACAGCATTCAATTATCAGGTTCTTCTACAAACCTATTTGGGAGTGTTGTAACATCTGCTGGAGACTTAGATGCTCTTATCAATTCTACACTTGATAAAATTACCCGTGGTAACATTGTAGTATTCACCGATGGGGAAGAAAATACAGGGCAGTACACCATTCAAGAGGTGCAAACTGCAACGGCAAATATAGATGTTTATGCCGTAGGTGTAGGAGATGCCAATCAAACCCAGCTTCAGCAAATTACAGGCTTTAGTGGTCGTGTATTCCAAGCTGATGACCCCTCAGGATTGGCGGCAGAGTTCAAAAAAATTCAGCGTGAGATCGCAAAAATTGCAAATAGCTTTTATTGGATCAATTACATCAGTCCGAAAAGATTTGGAACCATAGATATCAGCGTTGCAGTGGATAACAATCAATACTTTGGTTCAAATAATGTACTAAACACTTCCTTCGTAGCCGATGGCTTTAGTGACGTCTCTGCGCAGGTAGTAGTAAACCAAAATTTCCCAGAAATATTTGGAGTAGATACACTCTATGTTCCTGCCAATGGAGATACGGTTGTAACCGCTGTAACCATCTTGAACGATGCTTCACCTACCTATAAATGGGAAAGTTCAAATGAAAGCAAAGTGGTTATCAATCCAAGCAATCAAAGTGGTAGTACCGCTGAATTAATCGCTTCTGGAGTGGATGGAGATCAAATAACGGTAACGGTAACAGATACCTCAAATATTGATTTACAAGGGGTAAACCTCTCGAAGTCAATTATAGTGATTCTAGGGCCGGAACAAGCCATTCCAGATTACAAACTAGATATCTTAGCGGATCAAACAGGAACTTTTGAATTGGGTAATTCTGGATTAAGTATAGAGATTACTTCCAATACAGGAGATGGATTCTCGATTACAACAAGTGTTGCCGAGAATCCCGGTACAAATTATCCAAATGGCGTAGAGTCGATATATCAAGATATCTACTGGATTATAACGCTAGAATCCACTGGCACCCCTGAGTTCCAATACGATCTATCTGTGGATGTTTCAGGATTTACAATAGATGTCCCAGAAAAAATCACACTGCTAAAACGAATAGATAGTTCTTCCTCATGGACTGACTTAAGCGAAGCAGGTCTAAGTGTCAGCATAGCAAACAATACACTGTTAGTTACAGGTTTAACAGACTTCAACGAATACGCAGTGGCGGTAAGAAGTGAATCTATCAGTACAGAACGTGTTTCAGATACACCAAACACCTTCTTGTTGAGTCAAAACTATCCGAATCCATTCAACCCAAGTACAACGATTAACTTTGCATTGCCTAATGCAACCGATGTGCGCCTTGAGCTGTTCAACACCTTAGGGCAAAAAGTAATGACGATAGTGGATGGTAGATACAATGCTGGATGGCACAGCGTAATGGTAGACGCTTCGTCCTTATCATCGGGGATGTACATCTATCGAATCGTTACTCCAGAGTTCAACACCACACGTAAAATGATGTTACTCAAGTAG